A single genomic interval of Apis cerana isolate GH-2021 linkage group LG14, AcerK_1.0, whole genome shotgun sequence harbors:
- the LOC107998752 gene encoding carnosine N-methyltransferase isoform X1, protein METMSNPYPKKMHDTYEDEEERKHFQRIVSAFKYYKNHSLLRVKKTESYLLSLPAHHQKLLSKYREHLQEVKRCIENNDEIIKLIIKDVAHIFENVSPATAQTESVRKVHLTLNPRPVMADQEKVQATIKQLVRDWSVEGTEERMACYQPIIDEIMNQFPLEYCTPSDVQILVPGAGLGRLAYEIARRGYTCQGNEFSLFMLFASHFVLNKCRGVNSYQVHPWVHQYMNNLKPEHQTQAVFFPDVNPSDLPENAQFSMAAGDFLEVYTENNHWDCVATCFFIDCANNVVQFIETIYKILKPGGIWINLGPLLYHFSDMPMEDSIEPSYDVVRDVIQGFGFQLEKEETRVKTRYAQNINSMLQCEYNSVYFVCRKPKRHIDNMSHRNGTESNGMQEQEN, encoded by the exons atggaaacaaTGTCGAATCCTTATCCAAAAAAAATGCACGACACTTATGAAGatgaggaagagagaaaacaCTTTCAACGTATTGTTTCAGCTTTTAAGTATTACAA AAATCATTCACTACTAAGGGTTAAAAAAACAGAATCCTATTTGCTATCACTTCCAGCTcatcatcaaaaattattatcaaaatatagagAACATTTGCAAGAAGTTAAAAGgtgtattgaaaataatgatgagATAATTAAACTTATCATTAAGGATGTAGcacatatttttgaaaatgtgaGCCCAGCTACTGCACAGACTGAAAGTGTAAGAAAAGTTCACCTG ACGTTAAATCCTCGTCCAGTAATGGCTGATCAAGAAAAGGTCCAAGCTACAATTAAGCAACTTGTTCGTGATTGGAGTGTGGAAGGTACCGAAGAACGCATGGCATGTTATCAGCCTATTAtagatgaaattatgaatcaaTTTCCTTTAGAATATTG TACACCATCAGATGTGCAAATTCTAGTACCTGGAGCGGGTTTGGGAAGGTTAGCATATGAAATTGCAAGACGTGGATATACTTGTCAaggaaatgaattttctcttttcatgcTCTTTGCTTctcattttgtattaaataa aTGTAGAGGAGTAAATTCATATCAGGTACATCCATGGGTACatcaatatatgaataatttaaaaccaGAACATCAAACTCAAGCTGTATTTTTCCCAGATGTAAATCCTAGCGATCTTCCAGAAAATGCACAATTTTCTATGGCAGCTGGAGATTTTCTTGaa gtTTATACAGAAAACAATCATTGGGATTGCGTTGCTAcatgtttttttatagattgtgCAAATAATGTTGTACAATTTattgaaactatatataaaattttaaaaccagGAGGAATATGGATAAATCTTGGTCCATTATTGTATCATTTTAGTGATATGCCAATGGAAGATTCAATAGAACCAAGTTATGATGTTGTTCGCGATGTAATTCAAGGTTTTGGATTTCAATTAGAg aaggaaGAAACACGTGTGAAAACTCGATATGCACAGAACATTAATAGCATGTTGCAGTGTGAATATAATAGCGTATATTTCGTTTGTCGAAAACCTAAAAGACATATAGATAATATGAGTCATAGAAATGGCACTGAAAGTAATGGTATGCaagaacaagaaaattaa
- the LOC107998752 gene encoding carnosine N-methyltransferase isoform X2: METMSNPYPKKMHDTYEDEEERKHFQRIVSAFKYYKNHSLLRVKKTESYLLSLPAHHQKLLSKYREHLQEVKRCIENNDEIIKLIIKDVAHIFENVSPATAQTESTLNPRPVMADQEKVQATIKQLVRDWSVEGTEERMACYQPIIDEIMNQFPLEYCTPSDVQILVPGAGLGRLAYEIARRGYTCQGNEFSLFMLFASHFVLNKCRGVNSYQVHPWVHQYMNNLKPEHQTQAVFFPDVNPSDLPENAQFSMAAGDFLEVYTENNHWDCVATCFFIDCANNVVQFIETIYKILKPGGIWINLGPLLYHFSDMPMEDSIEPSYDVVRDVIQGFGFQLEKEETRVKTRYAQNINSMLQCEYNSVYFVCRKPKRHIDNMSHRNGTESNGMQEQEN, translated from the exons atggaaacaaTGTCGAATCCTTATCCAAAAAAAATGCACGACACTTATGAAGatgaggaagagagaaaacaCTTTCAACGTATTGTTTCAGCTTTTAAGTATTACAA AAATCATTCACTACTAAGGGTTAAAAAAACAGAATCCTATTTGCTATCACTTCCAGCTcatcatcaaaaattattatcaaaatatagagAACATTTGCAAGAAGTTAAAAGgtgtattgaaaataatgatgagATAATTAAACTTATCATTAAGGATGTAGcacatatttttgaaaatgtgaGCCCAGCTACTGCACAGACTGAAAGT ACGTTAAATCCTCGTCCAGTAATGGCTGATCAAGAAAAGGTCCAAGCTACAATTAAGCAACTTGTTCGTGATTGGAGTGTGGAAGGTACCGAAGAACGCATGGCATGTTATCAGCCTATTAtagatgaaattatgaatcaaTTTCCTTTAGAATATTG TACACCATCAGATGTGCAAATTCTAGTACCTGGAGCGGGTTTGGGAAGGTTAGCATATGAAATTGCAAGACGTGGATATACTTGTCAaggaaatgaattttctcttttcatgcTCTTTGCTTctcattttgtattaaataa aTGTAGAGGAGTAAATTCATATCAGGTACATCCATGGGTACatcaatatatgaataatttaaaaccaGAACATCAAACTCAAGCTGTATTTTTCCCAGATGTAAATCCTAGCGATCTTCCAGAAAATGCACAATTTTCTATGGCAGCTGGAGATTTTCTTGaa gtTTATACAGAAAACAATCATTGGGATTGCGTTGCTAcatgtttttttatagattgtgCAAATAATGTTGTACAATTTattgaaactatatataaaattttaaaaccagGAGGAATATGGATAAATCTTGGTCCATTATTGTATCATTTTAGTGATATGCCAATGGAAGATTCAATAGAACCAAGTTATGATGTTGTTCGCGATGTAATTCAAGGTTTTGGATTTCAATTAGAg aaggaaGAAACACGTGTGAAAACTCGATATGCACAGAACATTAATAGCATGTTGCAGTGTGAATATAATAGCGTATATTTCGTTTGTCGAAAACCTAAAAGACATATAGATAATATGAGTCATAGAAATGGCACTGAAAGTAATGGTATGCaagaacaagaaaattaa
- the LOC107998664 gene encoding protein KTI12 homolog, whose amino-acid sequence MPVILMTGIPCSGKTTRTCELKEYFINEAKKKVEIINEIDVVTKTGFDRNKFFADSKNEKRVRSDIKSSIQRLLNINDILIIDASNYIKGYRYEIYCMTKLYKTPQCTIFCDIPVEHAWLWNIKRPEYEQYNRDIFDALVMRYEAPDNKNRWDVPLFNILPEDELKFDDIYKSLYEVKAPKPNLSTQCPPLSSTNYLYELDIITQEVVNAILSSKQLGIESEFKIPKYNLTVHNPCTAIQLMRLRRQFLIYSKMQQSEINQIASLFVQYLNKSL is encoded by the exons atgCCAGTTATACTTATGACTGGTATACCATGTAGTGGTAAAACAACAAGAACTTGtgaattgaaagaatattttataaatgaagcaaaaaaaaaggtagaaattataaatgaaattgatgtTGTGACTAAAACAGGTtttgatcgaaataaattttttgctg AttcaaaaaacgaaaaaagagtGAGAAGCGATATAAAGTCATCAATACAACGACTATTAaacataaatgatatattaattattgatgccagtaattatattaaaggaTATCGTTATGAGATCTATTGTATgacaaaattatacaaaactcCTCAGTGTACAATATTTTGTGATATACCAGTTGAACATGCTTGGTTGTGGAATATAAAGAGACCAGAATATGAACAATATAACAGAGATATTTTTGATGCACTTGTAATgag atatgaagCACCAGATAATAAGAATCGTTGGGATGtaccattatttaatatattaccagaagatgaattaaaatttgatgatatttataaatcactaTATGAAGTAAAAGCACCAAAACCTAATTTAAGTACACAATGT cCACCATTATCTTCTACTAATTATTTGTATGAATTGGATATAATTACTCAAGAAGTAGTTAAC gCAATATTATCATCTAAACAATTAGGTATTGaaagtgaatttaaaataCCAAAATATAACTTGACAGTACATAATCCATGTACTGCAATACAACTTATGAGACTACgaagacaatttttaatttatagtaaaatgcaacaaagtgaaattaatcaaattgcatcattatttgtacaatatcttaataaaagtttgtaa